In the genome of Vicia villosa cultivar HV-30 ecotype Madison, WI linkage group LG7, Vvil1.0, whole genome shotgun sequence, one region contains:
- the LOC131617266 gene encoding probable trehalose-phosphate phosphatase C, with translation MTNQKVLGKQRVNERLMELAMSISNSNDLPETAVPELMALFGEFLAQQKNNLVKPLEDENGKGITKSNSWIDSMRASSPTRTRNTSENRDQVHWKLFHPSALNMFDQIMSKANGKQIVVFLDYDGTLSPIVADPNKAYMTKKMRMTLKDIARHFPTAIVSGRCLDKLFSFVRLTELYYAGSHGMDIKGPTNKRSTKNGSNDGVLLQPASEFLPMINEVYKILVEKTKDVPGAMVENNKFCLSVHFRCVDEKSWTALAEQVSLVLNEYPKLKLTQGRKVLEIRPTIKWDKGRALEFLLETLGFANCNNVYPIYIGDDRTDEDAFKVLSNRGQGSGILVSKIPKETNASYTLQDPSEVGQFLQHLVEWKRTNTHNHKL, from the exons ATGACGAACCAAAAGGTGTTGGGAAAGCAACGTGTGAATGAGAGGCTCATGGAGTTAGCAATGTCGATTTCGAATTCTAATGATTTACCGGAAACGGCAGTGCCTGAATTAATGGCTTTGTTTGGTGAGTTTTTGGCTCAGCAGAAAAACAATCTTGTGAAGCCTTTGgaagatgaaaatggtaaagGAATCACAAAAAGTAACTCATGGATTGATTCCATGAGAGCTTCTTCTCCTACTAGAACAAGAAACACCTCCGAAAATCGCGACCAAGTTCACTGGAAG CTTTTTCATCCTTCTGCATTGAACATGTTTGATCAAATAATGTCCAAAGCAAATGGAAAACAAATAGTTGTTTTTCTTGACTATGATGGAACTCTCTCCCCAATTGTAGCAGATCCAAATAAAGCTTACATGACCAAAAag atgAGAATGACATTGAAGGACATAGCAAGGCATTTTCCTACAGCTATAGTTAGTGGAAGATGTTTAGACAAG CTATTTAGCTTTGTAAGATTGACAGAATTATACTATGCTGGAAGTCATGGAATGGATATAAAAGGACCAACAAATAAAAGAAGCActaaaaat GGTAGTAATGATGGGGTACTTTTGCAGCCTGCAAGTGAATTCTTGCCCATGATCAATGAG GTTTATAAAATTTTGGTGGAAAAAACAAAAGATGTTCCCGGAGCTATGGTGGAAAATAACAAATTTTGTTTGTCTGTGCATTTTCGTTGTGTTGATGAAAAG aGTTGGACAGCATTGGCTGAACAAGTAAGCTTAGTGCTCAATGAATACCCAAAATTAAAGCTAACTCAAGGAAGAAAAGTGTTGGAAATTCGACCAACCATAAAATGGGACAAAGGAAGAGCTCTTGAATTTTTGTTAGAGACACTTG GATTTGCAAATTGTAACAATGTATATCCAATCTATATCGGTGATGATCGAACCGACGAAGATGCCTTTAAG gtTTTAAGCAATAGAGGTCAAGGAAGTGGGATTCTAGTTTCCAAAATTCCAAAAGAAACCAATGCTTCTTACACTTTGCAAGATCCATCTGAG GTTGGACAATTTCTGCAGCATTTGGTGGAATGGAAAAGAACAAATACTCATAACCACAAGTTATAG